Part of the Salinimonas iocasae genome, TTACCCAGAAGGCTTTACCGGCATTGCTTTGATAGAAAAGCTCAAAGGTATCCGCCGACGCCCTGAGTGGGAGTTCGAATACGATACCGCTGTAGAGCAGCTGAACAATCAGTTTAATACCCGTGCACTCACAGGTTTTGGTGTTGAGGATATGCGCCAGGGCTTGAGTAGCGCTGGTTGTGTTTTACAGTATGTGAAGGATACTCAGCGTACTGCCCTGCCCCATATTAACGCTATTCAAAAAGATGTTCAGGAAACCCGTGTTCAGTTAGATGCAGCCACGCGTCGCAATCTTGAAATCACGCAAAACATGGGTGGCAATCAGGATCACACACTATTCAGCGTACTGGATAACACTGCGACGGCGATGGGTAGCCGTATGTTGCAGCGATTTCTGCACTCCCCGATTACCGACAGACACGAGCTGAATGCACGTCAGGATGCCATTGCTGCGCTGCTCGATGCAGCGGGACACGACATCGCAGACCAGTTAAAACAAATTGGTGATATTGAGCGCATAATGGCGCGTCTGGCGCTTCGCTCCGCTCGGCCCCGGGATTTTGCCCGGCTTCGTAACGCCTTCAATGCCCTGCCTGCACTATGCGAGTCTCTGGCGCCGTTTAATACACCGCTGTTACATAGCTTAAGTGATGAAATTGGCACCTACCCGCAACTTCAGGACCTGCTTAACAACGCGATAATAGACAATCCTCCGGTAGTGCTGCGGGATGGCGGTGTAATTGCTCCCGGCTATAGTGAAGAACTGGACGAGTTAAGGGATCTGTCTCAGGGTGCGACTAACTACCTTCAGGCACTTGAACTGCGAGAGCGTGAGCGCACCGGCATCAGCACGCTGAAGGTCGGCTATAACAAAGTGCATGGTTTCTTTATTGAAATTAGCCGGGCGCAGAGTGCCCAGGCGCCCACAGACTATATTCGCCGGCAAACCCTTAAAAACACTGAGCGGTATATCACGCCCGAGCTTAAAGAACATGAAGATAAAGTTCTCACCAGTCAAAGCCGCGCTCTCGCGCTGGAAAAGCAGCTTTATGAAGCACTGTTTGACCACTTTCATTCATTCCTGAATGCGCTAATCAATACGGCCGCAGCGTTGGCAAAACTCGACGTTATCCAAACCCTCGCTGAGCGAGCAGAAGCACTGGACCTGCATCGTCCCAGTCTGACCGAAGCGCGTCAGATTACTTATCAGGAAGGTCGTCATCCGGTGGTGGAAAATGTCATGAGCGACCCGTTCATCGCCAACCCGCTGACTATGGACGATGAACAAAGAATGCTGATTATTACAGGTCCAAACATGGGCGGTAAATCAACCTATATGCGCCAGACAGCGTTGATTGTACTTATGGCATATATTGGCAGCTTCGTTCCGGCGCGCAACGCTGTCATTGGCAAAGTAGACCGCATTTTTACCCGCATTGGTGCTTCTGATGATTTGGCATCCGGCCGGTCCACGTTCATGGTGGAGATGACCGAGACAGCCAACATATTACACAACGCCACCGAACATTCTCTGGTGCTTATGGACGAAATAGGTCGCGGTACCAGTACCTACGATGGTTTGTCGCTGGCCTGGGCGTGTGCGCATTATCTGGCCAGTCAGATTCATGCCTATACGTTGTTTGCCACGCATTATTTTGAACTGACCCAGCTGCCCGAACATCTTAATGGTGTCGTGAATGTACATCTTGATGCCATTGAGCATGATGAAACGATCCGGTTTATGCATGCGGTTGAACAGGGTGCTGCCAGTCAAAGTTACGGGCTTCAGGTCGCTATGCTTGCAGGCGTTCCCCGCAATGTTATTCGCGCTGCTAAATCTAAGTTGCATGAACTGGAAAACAGTGCGGATATCACTGCGCGTCCATCATTAGATGCTGGCGCCGTGCAAGCCGCGCTGGACTTACCTGCTCCGGCACAACCCGGCAAGCTGGACGAGGCTATGGCAGCCGTCAATCCCGACGATCTGTCACCACGGCAGGCGCTTGATTTGATTTATACACTAAAACGCCTGCAGGATAGCTAATACAGTCAGTCTACTGTGCTGTTTTGTGCTTGTTTCACATAAATAAAGCGCCGCAGACGCTGGCAAACTGATTGTTTGCCAGCCAGTCTTTGGGTATACTATTGCGCCGTCCAAGTGTTGTGGAATTGCGCCGCAAACACTCATTACCCATACAATCCAACGCCTTAGGTTTCGCATGACAAACTATATTTTCGTCACAGGTGGTGTTGTATCATCGCTAGGTAAAGGTATTGCTGCTGCATCTCTGGCAGCTATCCTGGAAGCGCGTGGTCTTACCGTCACAATGCTAAAACTGGATCCATATATTAATGTCGATCCGGGAACAATGAGCCCGATTCAGCACGGTGAGGTTTTTGTTACCGATGACGGAGCTGAAACCGATCTGGATTTAGGTCACTACGAACGTTTCATTCGTACCCGTATGACCAAACGAAATAACTTCACCACCGGACGGGTGTATGAAGAAGTACTTCGACGCGAGCGCCGCGGTGATTATCTGGGTGCAACTATTCAGGTTATTCCTCACATTACTAACGAAATCAAACGTCGTGTCATCGAAGGTGCTGAAGGCCACGATGTTGCCATTGTCGAGGTTGGCGGAACGGTTGGTGATATCGAGTCGCAACCATTTTTGGAAGCGATTCGCCAGCTAGGCACCGAGGTTGGCCGTGAACGCGCGATGTATATGCACCTTACACTGGTGCCCTATATGCCGGCATCTGGTGAAGTGAAAACCAAGCCTACCCAGCATTCTGTTAAAGAACTGCGCTCTATCGGTATTCAGCCCGACATTCTTGTTTGTCGCTCTGTGGGGGCACTACCCGCAACCGAACGTTCTAAAATAGCTCTGTTCACCAACGTCGCTGATAAAGCGGTTATCTCATTAAAAGATGTCGACAGCATTTATCGCATTCCGGCTGCACTAAAAGCACAGGGAATGGATCAATTGGTTGTTGATCGCTTCAGACTGGATTGCAAAGAAGCCGACCTGACCGAGTGGGAACAGGTGCTTTATGCAGAATCCAATCCTACCGGCGAAGTGAATATCGGTATGATTGGTAAATATGTTGAACTGCCTGATGCTTACAAGTCGGTGAACGAAGCGCTCAAGCATGCCGGCCTTAAAAACCGTCTGACGGTCAACATTCATCATATTGACTCACAGGATGTTGAGACTAAAGGTGTTCAGATATTAGAGCCACTTGATGCGATTCTGGTACCTGGCGGCTTTGGCGAGCGCGGCATTGAAGGCAAAATAGCAGCAGCGAAATATGCTCGCGAGAACAAGGTTCCGTATCTGGGCATTTGTTTGGGTATGCAGGTTGCGCTTATTGAATTCGCCCGCAATGTAGCAGGTATGGAAAACGCAAATAGCACCGAGTTCAATCAGGATACACCGTTTCCGGTTGTAGGTCTGATTACAGAGTGGCTGGATGCTGACGGAAGTACCGAGATTCGTACAGAAGAATCCGACCTGGGCGGTACGATGCGTTTGGGTAGTCAGCTGTGCCACCTGATCCCAGATACCAAGGTACATGATCTGTATGGCAGTGAAACTATCTATGAACGTCACCGTCATCGCTACGAAGTGAACAACAATCTGCGCGATAAGATCGAGAAGGCGGGTCTGAAAGTGAGTGGTTTGTCCACTGACAAACGACTTGTAGAAGTTATCGAAATCCCTGACCATCCGTGGTTTGTGGCTGGCCAGTTTCACCCGGAATTCACTTCTACACCCCGCGACGGACACCCGCTTTTCAAGGGGTTTGTAGCGGCTGCTGGCAAATATCAAAAAGAAAATCATTAATTTCTAATTAAGGAGTGCCATGGTTACATGCGCATTCCGACAACGTTGAGGAAATATCATGGCGAAGATTAGTCGCATTATTGGTCGCGAAATCCTGGATTCTCGCGGTAACCCTACGGTAGAAGCAGATGTATATCTGGATAGCGGCGTGATGGGCCGTGCTGCAGCACCTTCTGGTGCATCTACCGGCTCTCGCGAAGCGCTTGAGCTGCGTGATGGCGATAAATCTCGTTACATGGGTAAGGGTGTTACAAAAGCGGTTGCTGCAATTAACGACACTATCGCCCCGGCGCTGACTGGCAAAGATCCGCTGGTTCAAAAAGAAATTGATGAGCTGATGCTTGATCTTGATGGCACAGAGAACAAAGAAAACCTGGGCGCTAATGCGATTCTGGCGGTTTCTCTGGCTGTGGCTAAAGCGGCAGCTGAAGAAAAAGGTGTTGCATTGTATGAGCACATTGCAGATTTAAACGGCACACCGGGCGAATATTCTATGCCGGTGCCTATGATGAATATCATCAACGGCGGTGAACACGCTGACAACAACGTCGATATTCAGGAATTCATGGTTCAGCCGGTAGGTGCAGCAAGCTTTAAAGAAGCGCTGCGCATGGGTGCTGAAATCTTCCATAACCTGAAAAAAGTACTCTCTGCAAAAGGCCTGAATACAGCAGTAGGTGATGAAGGTGGTTTTGCACCGAACCTGAGCTCTAACGCTGAAGCACTGGCAGTTATCGTTGAAGCTGTTGAAAAAGCCGGCTACAAAATGAATGAAGATGTCACGCTTGCGCTGGATTGTGCGGCATCAGAGTTTTATAAAGATGGCCAATATGTGTTGTCTGGTGAAGACAAGAGCTTTGATGCGGAAGGTTTTGGTGATTACCTTGCCGACCTGACAAATCAGTATCCTATTGTGTCTATTGAAGACGGCCTTGATGAAAGTGATTGGGATGGCTGGGCGAGCCTGACAAACAAAATTGGCAGCAAAGTTCAGCTCGTAGGTGATGACTTGTTTGTAACCAATACCAAGATCCTTCAGCGCGGTATTGAAAACAACATCGGCAATTCCATTTTGATTAAGTTTAATCAAATCGGCTCTCTGACCGAAACACTAAACGCTATCAAAATGGCGAAAGATGCGGGCTTCACTGCGGTTATTTCTCACCGTTCAGGCGAAACCGAAGATGCCACGATTGCTGATTTGGCAGTAGGTACTGCTGCAGGTCAAATCAAGACCGGCTCACTGTGTCGTTCAGACCGTGTTGCAAAATATAACCAGTTGCTTCGTATCGAACAGGCGCTGGGCAGCGCTGCGACTTATCGCGGTCGCTCTGAAATAAAAGGCCAGTAAGGCTTTTCGGGCCGGCGCAGTAGCGACCGGCCCAACTTCCTGTTAGGTTATGACAACCATTTATCATAACCGGCAAACCGATGGCATCAGGCTTGGACCCGAATCAGACAAACTTTTTTGTTCAGCGTAACGATCTGGATACCACGCCTGCGCACTTTGCCGAGTTATGCACCGCGCTTTATGAACGCGAACTCATGACATTGGCAACCTCCCTGCCCGATGACAAGTCACTTATTCAACAAAAAATACGTGGATTACCTCACCACATACGTCATGCTGCGCATTTTATGGCGCGTCAAATTTCTCCGCTTAAACTTGATAGTCACAATGCTGCCTGGCTGGCAAAACAACCTGGCAAATGCCCGGCTGATAAAGTAACCGGTGCTGCCACCGAGCAATGGCTGAGCCGATATGCAACGCCGGGGCTGGTCGCATGTGTGCTGGTAGAGCACTATGATGCAAGCCATATTGAACTGGATTCTATTGACAGAATAGATACCGGCAAAGCACAGGTGCATGTCAA contains:
- the mutS gene encoding DNA mismatch repair protein MutS yields the protein MNDTIEAPLESHTPMMRQYLNIKAQHPTILLFYRMGDFYELFYDDAKRAAQLLDISLTARGKSGGDPIPMAGVPYHAVESYLARLVKMGESVAICEQVGDPATSKGPVERKVQRIVTPGTVTDEALLEERRDNVLAAVSGTTDGYGLATLDVSSGRFVVSECEGDEALLAELQRVNPAELLYPEGFTGIALIEKLKGIRRRPEWEFEYDTAVEQLNNQFNTRALTGFGVEDMRQGLSSAGCVLQYVKDTQRTALPHINAIQKDVQETRVQLDAATRRNLEITQNMGGNQDHTLFSVLDNTATAMGSRMLQRFLHSPITDRHELNARQDAIAALLDAAGHDIADQLKQIGDIERIMARLALRSARPRDFARLRNAFNALPALCESLAPFNTPLLHSLSDEIGTYPQLQDLLNNAIIDNPPVVLRDGGVIAPGYSEELDELRDLSQGATNYLQALELRERERTGISTLKVGYNKVHGFFIEISRAQSAQAPTDYIRRQTLKNTERYITPELKEHEDKVLTSQSRALALEKQLYEALFDHFHSFLNALINTAAALAKLDVIQTLAERAEALDLHRPSLTEARQITYQEGRHPVVENVMSDPFIANPLTMDDEQRMLIITGPNMGGKSTYMRQTALIVLMAYIGSFVPARNAVIGKVDRIFTRIGASDDLASGRSTFMVEMTETANILHNATEHSLVLMDEIGRGTSTYDGLSLAWACAHYLASQIHAYTLFATHYFELTQLPEHLNGVVNVHLDAIEHDETIRFMHAVEQGAASQSYGLQVAMLAGVPRNVIRAAKSKLHELENSADITARPSLDAGAVQAALDLPAPAQPGKLDEAMAAVNPDDLSPRQALDLIYTLKRLQDS
- a CDS encoding CTP synthase is translated as MTNYIFVTGGVVSSLGKGIAAASLAAILEARGLTVTMLKLDPYINVDPGTMSPIQHGEVFVTDDGAETDLDLGHYERFIRTRMTKRNNFTTGRVYEEVLRRERRGDYLGATIQVIPHITNEIKRRVIEGAEGHDVAIVEVGGTVGDIESQPFLEAIRQLGTEVGRERAMYMHLTLVPYMPASGEVKTKPTQHSVKELRSIGIQPDILVCRSVGALPATERSKIALFTNVADKAVISLKDVDSIYRIPAALKAQGMDQLVVDRFRLDCKEADLTEWEQVLYAESNPTGEVNIGMIGKYVELPDAYKSVNEALKHAGLKNRLTVNIHHIDSQDVETKGVQILEPLDAILVPGGFGERGIEGKIAAAKYARENKVPYLGICLGMQVALIEFARNVAGMENANSTEFNQDTPFPVVGLITEWLDADGSTEIRTEESDLGGTMRLGSQLCHLIPDTKVHDLYGSETIYERHRHRYEVNNNLRDKIEKAGLKVSGLSTDKRLVEVIEIPDHPWFVAGQFHPEFTSTPRDGHPLFKGFVAAAGKYQKENH
- the eno gene encoding phosphopyruvate hydratase, which produces MAKISRIIGREILDSRGNPTVEADVYLDSGVMGRAAAPSGASTGSREALELRDGDKSRYMGKGVTKAVAAINDTIAPALTGKDPLVQKEIDELMLDLDGTENKENLGANAILAVSLAVAKAAAEEKGVALYEHIADLNGTPGEYSMPVPMMNIINGGEHADNNVDIQEFMVQPVGAASFKEALRMGAEIFHNLKKVLSAKGLNTAVGDEGGFAPNLSSNAEALAVIVEAVEKAGYKMNEDVTLALDCAASEFYKDGQYVLSGEDKSFDAEGFGDYLADLTNQYPIVSIEDGLDESDWDGWASLTNKIGSKVQLVGDDLFVTNTKILQRGIENNIGNSILIKFNQIGSLTETLNAIKMAKDAGFTAVISHRSGETEDATIADLAVGTAAGQIKTGSLCRSDRVAKYNQLLRIEQALGSAATYRGRSEIKGQ